Part of the Panicum virgatum strain AP13 chromosome 4N, P.virgatum_v5, whole genome shotgun sequence genome is shown below.
GGTGGCGCGGCCACTGTCTTTGGCCCTGCTCTCCCCTGCTCCACCAGCGGCCAGCTTGTGGTAGTGCGGTGTGCGGAGCTGCGCGACATTCTACAGGGTGCGCGCTTGCGTTGCGCGCCACGAAACTTCGGCCAGCCGGAgcagcgcgcgccggcggcgaactgCTGCAACTTTGAAGATATATatagatacatatatataaatcTCGCATTTTGTTAAAGTTGGTTGCTTAGCCAGGCGCGCAACCGTGCCCGGGGCCGCGCGTACAAATAGCACCGGTGCCCCTCGCCCAACGCGCATCCACAACTCCACGAGCATCTGTCGGCTGGCCCTGCCGCAGTGCCCACCACCTCCAGCTAGCTCATTGGCATCCCCGCATCGTCCctgcggccggccgccgcgacaTCAATTTCCTTCGCGAACCGATCGCCCCCCTCCCTCCACGCGAGCTACCTCCTCGCTGGTCCtcgtcggcgacgacgacgagagaGATCACGCCTCGGCTCCCCATGGCCGCCGAACCTGCGGACACCGGTGAGTCTGTCCCGTCCAGCTCCCCCAAGAAGGAATTGAAGCGTTGGCAAGAGCGataagaaaagagagagggagttaCAAGTCGGGAAAAAACCACCGCGTTCTTAATTGCCGCGCGCGTCCTTCAGTTTGTGGCGCGAATTTAATCTGCTCCTGTAACCGTGTGCGTGCGTGCTCCTCTGTGTGCTGGACTACCAGGGAGCAGCAAGCCGGGTTCCTCTTCATCCATGGCGGACGTGTACAAGGGCGAGCtcacgccgctgcagcggcaCGTCGCCTTCTTCGACCGCGACAAGGACGGCGTCATCTACCCCTCCGAGACATACGAAGGTTATTGTTTATTTGCTCCGTTTTATCCAAGAAAGATCATCTTCGTCTCCAGCGCGCCTAGCTAGATCTTTGGCCTTCTCATCATGGAATAAGCCGCCTTATTAGCTTCTCGACCTGTGTCCATGTCCATGCCACGCCTGCTGCAGGGTTCCGCGCGAtcggggccggcgtgtcgctcTCCGCCTTCAGCGCCCTCTTCATCAACGGCCTCCTTGGACCCAAGACTGTACCGGTGCGTGATCAATCTCTCCCTggcccctttttctctctctgggTCAGATGCTGGAATGGTTTCAGTTTGCTCTAGATTTTCTTTGTTCTGGCTATTGCTAAATGTGTAGCTATTCAGCAAAGCGAGCTTTTATCCATGTCAGGAAGAAACTGAAACCTTGTGGTGACGGTTAGTAGTGATCCTTTAGAAGTTACGGCATACGGCCAAACGTCTAAACCAGTTTTCGCATGAAGCGAGGATAGGGATTCTTGAGGTTCCTTCAGGTTTCGATCTTGCACAGCGTCAGCTTCTGGCAAAAGATGTTGGCTCCTGGATGCTCCTTCTGTTGTTCATAACTGAAGATGGCATCTAGGAAATTCTTAACATGTCCTACAATATACATTATGCACTAGCGCATTATATGATGATTATATACTACAATATTAAATTGGATATAGAGGTTGagttaataattttttttttaaaaatacaatATTAAAGAGTACGAAAACACATCGAAAAAAAAGAGTACGAAAACATAATCCAATACACGTGTATTTAGTTGCCAAAGTTTTTAATGATCTACTCCATTTCTAAAAACAACAACATAGATTAGTCAGGAGTCCTGAACAATGTGATATTACCAGATAATTATTCAGTGGGAGCAATAGTCCTAATTAACGTGGGGGTTGCATACATGCTAGTTGCCACCGCACGTTACAGCATGGAaagatgcaattaatgcacccTTCTTTCTTTTCAGAAAGAAAGGGAAAGTCTAGGCTAGCATAATTGCATACATAAAGCTAAGGTCCATGTCTCATGGTCATGACATGCATACATATGAACCACTGCATTCCATTATGAACACTCAACCGCGTAGAGCTACACCTTTTCAGTTATATTTTCAAACAAACTACTCTGAAGCCGTGTCAAATGAACAAAAGTAAGTGCGAATCGATTCAGGTGTGATCacctctttttatttttctgttgCTGATTGTTGGTTCCCATGTTAATTCAGGAGAACGAGAAGGCTCCAGCGTTCAAGCTCCCCATTTACGTGAAGAACATCCACAAGGGCAAGCATGGTAGCGATTCGGGTGTGTACGATGCCAACGGAAGGTATCCAATTCAAATTTCCATCTGTCACCATCACCATGTAAAAAATTCAGGGTTCATACAGGTCGTCGCATGTCAGCAGGTTTGGTCAGAGCTAATCACTTGCCATTGTACTTTACTGAATCAAgacaagtttggccaaataaaCAATAGCCACCGagatgcatagagtattaagaGACATATGAATGAATGGCTTAACAATTGATAGTGCCAGTTCTCTTATGCCAGATGACTTGGCAACTAGTGACAAGTGGCACTACCCAACTCTGACTAAAGAAAAACAAACAAAGGCACTAATGCAGAGATAATGAGGAATCTGATGCATTTGACTTCACTGTAATTTATCATTACAAAAAGGATCTCTCATAATTGTCTACagagtttcaaaaaaaaatcccagTTCAAGTCTTTTCAGCTACTGTATAAACAATTGCTAATCATCATGGTATCTGAACCTCCAGGTTCGTTCCTGAAAAGTTTGAGGAGATCTTCAAGAAGCATGCCCACACTAGGCCTGATGCTTTGACAGGAAAAGAGCTGCAGGAGCTGCTAAAAGCAAACAGGGAGCCCAAAGACTTCAAAGGATGGTAAGTTCTCTTCAAGAGTTGAGAATAATATGGTGCAAATGTAAAGTAATGTTCCTTTGAGCCCAGTATTTTTATGCAAAATACCACAGGCTGGGTGGTTTCACGGAGTGGAAGGTGCTCTACTCCCTCTGCAAAGACGAAAAGGGGTTCCTTCACAAGGACACGGTCAGGGCAGTCTATGATGGCAGCCTATTTGAAAGATTGGAGAAGGAAAGGAAGTTTAAGGAGTCTACTAAGAAGAAATGTTAAGAACATCATAAAGCTAGTGTGAATGAATTTGTAAATTATATTATGGCGTGTGTGGATCAGT
Proteins encoded:
- the LOC120670926 gene encoding probable peroxygenase 4, translating into MAAEPADTGSSKPGSSSSMADVYKGELTPLQRHVAFFDRDKDGVIYPSETYEGFRAIGAGVSLSAFSALFINGLLGPKTVPENEKAPAFKLPIYVKNIHKGKHGSDSGVYDANGRFVPEKFEEIFKKHAHTRPDALTGKELQELLKANREPKDFKGWLGGFTEWKVLYSLCKDEKGFLHKDTVRAVYDGSLFERLEKERKFKESTKKKC